In the genome of Nonlabens sp. MB-3u-79, one region contains:
- a CDS encoding acetyl-CoA C-acyltransferase: protein MKKVVIVSYARTPIGSFMGNLSSVPATRLGAIAIKGALDKISLDPNHVDEVLMGNVVQAGNGQAPARQAAIGAGINARTPASTINKVCASGMKTIMMAAQSIALGDNDVVVAGGMENMSMIPHYVQMRTGQKFGPSTLIDGMQKDGLVDAYSQEAMGTCADLCATDHNFTREDQDNFAIQSYQRSKAAWENGKFNDEVVPVNVPQRRGDDVIVSIDEEFTNVKLEKIPALRSAFSKDGTVTAANASTINDGAAALVLMSEEKAQELGLVPLATIIGYADAAQEPKYFTTSPSKALPKALKKAGVNLGDVDYFEFNEAFSVVGLANMKILGLEDKNVNVYGGAVSLGHPLGCSGARIVTTLLSVLKQENGTIGAAAICNGGGGASAIILQS from the coding sequence ATGAAAAAAGTAGTCATTGTATCTTATGCTAGAACGCCTATAGGAAGTTTTATGGGTAATTTATCTTCTGTTCCAGCGACAAGATTAGGAGCCATAGCCATTAAAGGGGCATTAGATAAAATTTCATTAGACCCTAATCATGTTGATGAGGTATTGATGGGGAATGTAGTCCAAGCTGGCAATGGACAAGCACCAGCAAGACAAGCTGCTATAGGAGCTGGGATTAACGCTCGTACCCCTGCTTCTACCATAAATAAGGTGTGTGCTAGCGGAATGAAAACTATTATGATGGCTGCGCAATCTATCGCACTAGGCGATAACGACGTCGTTGTAGCTGGTGGAATGGAAAACATGAGCATGATTCCTCATTATGTTCAAATGAGAACTGGACAGAAGTTTGGTCCTTCTACCCTAATAGACGGAATGCAAAAAGACGGTCTCGTTGATGCTTACAGTCAGGAAGCCATGGGAACTTGCGCAGATCTATGTGCTACAGATCATAATTTCACAAGAGAAGATCAAGATAACTTTGCCATTCAATCCTATCAACGCTCTAAAGCCGCTTGGGAAAATGGTAAATTTAACGATGAAGTGGTTCCTGTTAATGTTCCACAAAGAAGAGGAGATGATGTTATTGTTTCCATTGATGAGGAGTTTACCAATGTGAAATTGGAAAAGATTCCTGCTCTTAGATCCGCATTTTCAAAAGATGGCACCGTAACTGCTGCTAATGCATCTACTATTAATGATGGCGCGGCAGCTTTAGTGTTGATGAGTGAAGAAAAAGCTCAAGAACTAGGTTTAGTGCCACTTGCAACTATCATAGGTTATGCTGATGCTGCTCAAGAACCTAAGTATTTCACTACATCCCCGTCTAAAGCATTACCCAAAGCGCTTAAAAAAGCAGGTGTTAATTTAGGAGATGTTGACTACTTTGAGTTTAATGAAGCTTTTTCAGTAGTAGGTCTTGCTAATATGAAAATCCTAGGCCTTGAAGATAAAAATGTTAACGTTTATGGAGGAGCCGTATCATTAGGCCATCCATTAGGATGCAGTGGAGCAAGAATTGTAACTACACTTTTGAGTGTTCTCAAACAAGAAAACGGAACTATAGGAGCAGCTGCCATTTGCAATGGTGGTGGTGGCGCTAGTGCTATAATCTTACAATCTTAA
- a CDS encoding C40 family peptidase, giving the protein MRYGICPISIAPLRSETSDASEMVSQVLYGEIFKIIESRKKWSKIRLAHDNYEGWIDNKQFQEIEAEEYHHLLKEDNYYSKDLIAHLTHEDHTLSTITIGAQVSSSNFLHDLFPIDTAKIHFSKSLLINNALLFLNTPYLWGGRTPLGIDCSGFTQLIYRLSGSDLLRDASEQATQGEVLSFIEESEPGDLAFFDNHEGKITHVGIIMSDNYIIHAHGKVRIDRLDQSGIFNIEKNIHTHKLRMIKKII; this is encoded by the coding sequence ATGAGATACGGTATCTGTCCGATTTCTATTGCTCCTTTAAGGTCTGAAACTAGTGATGCCAGTGAAATGGTGTCTCAAGTACTCTACGGAGAAATCTTTAAAATTATAGAGAGTAGAAAAAAGTGGTCTAAAATAAGACTGGCTCATGATAATTATGAAGGCTGGATAGACAACAAGCAGTTCCAAGAGATCGAAGCAGAAGAGTATCATCACTTACTAAAAGAAGATAACTATTATTCTAAAGATTTAATTGCACACCTTACACATGAAGACCATACCTTGAGCACCATAACCATTGGTGCTCAAGTGAGTTCTTCTAATTTCTTACACGACTTGTTTCCAATTGATACTGCTAAGATTCATTTTAGTAAATCTCTACTTATAAATAACGCATTACTTTTTTTAAACACACCTTATTTGTGGGGCGGAAGAACACCACTAGGAATAGACTGTAGTGGTTTTACCCAACTTATATACAGGTTGAGCGGTTCTGATCTTTTAAGAGATGCTAGCGAGCAAGCAACACAAGGTGAGGTTCTTAGTTTTATAGAAGAATCTGAACCTGGAGATTTGGCTTTCTTTGACAATCACGAAGGAAAGATCACTCACGTAGGCATCATTATGAGCGATAATTATATTATTCATGCTCATGGTAAAGTTCGTATAGATCGACTAGATCAAAGCGGTATATTCAATATAGAAAAGAATATACATACTCATAAACTGAGAATGATCAAGAAAATCATTTGA
- a CDS encoding tetratricopeptide repeat protein: MKLKLTILFLAVASLAMAQKREIRKIEKAIESNDSSEAVKEFNSINESEVDAKYEGAYSFYKAATTIGVSGESNASEEELYESLDLIKKAVKLGYDNEELFTSFETKAKERLFSLANEKLKSNDTKGALVIVNYLSDADTSNLTMYYNAARLAYQAGEFDTAKEKYQTLIDKEYTGEEVTYTAVKIANQTEEKFPSKRLRDFSVTTSKTYTNPKDIKSASQVGSIVTNLVWLYKNEGDMDKANGTFENALIKHPSDESLKFAMADIYLTLEMMDEYKEATESLTQEVKDPKVYDNLAISALNTKDYDQAIKYYELSIGIAPNNFVAQANLGLSYVEKGNLESTSAKDQLELYKNAIACYEKAHQLKPEDKTVISTLISLYGVFDMSDKVAEMKAKL, from the coding sequence ATGAAACTTAAATTAACAATACTTTTTCTGGCTGTAGCTTCTTTAGCTATGGCTCAGAAAAGGGAAATTAGAAAAATTGAGAAAGCAATAGAATCAAATGATTCCTCCGAGGCCGTTAAGGAGTTTAACTCTATAAACGAAAGTGAAGTAGACGCTAAATACGAAGGAGCGTATTCCTTTTATAAAGCAGCAACGACTATTGGTGTCTCAGGAGAAAGCAATGCTTCAGAGGAAGAGCTTTATGAATCCTTAGATCTTATTAAAAAGGCCGTAAAATTAGGCTATGATAATGAAGAATTATTCACTTCATTTGAAACTAAGGCAAAAGAACGATTGTTCAGCCTTGCAAATGAAAAGCTTAAATCTAATGACACCAAAGGAGCACTAGTCATTGTGAATTATTTATCAGATGCTGATACTTCTAACTTGACCATGTATTATAATGCTGCAAGGCTAGCTTATCAAGCCGGAGAATTTGATACAGCCAAAGAAAAGTATCAAACGCTCATAGATAAAGAGTATACAGGTGAAGAGGTTACTTATACAGCAGTAAAAATAGCTAATCAAACGGAGGAGAAGTTTCCTAGTAAAAGGTTGCGTGATTTTTCTGTCACTACCTCTAAGACATATACTAATCCTAAAGATATCAAATCAGCTTCTCAAGTAGGTAGTATTGTGACTAACTTGGTTTGGCTTTATAAGAATGAAGGGGATATGGATAAAGCAAATGGCACTTTTGAGAATGCTCTAATAAAGCATCCAAGCGATGAGTCTTTAAAATTTGCCATGGCTGATATATACTTGACACTAGAAATGATGGACGAGTATAAGGAAGCAACAGAAAGTCTTACACAAGAAGTTAAGGACCCAAAGGTTTATGATAACCTTGCTATTTCTGCACTAAATACAAAGGATTATGACCAAGCAATAAAGTATTATGAGCTGAGTATTGGAATAGCGCCTAATAACTTTGTTGCGCAAGCTAATTTAGGTCTTTCTTATGTAGAGAAAGGGAATTTAGAATCGACTTCCGCTAAGGATCAATTGGAGCTATATAAAAATGCTATTGCTTGTTATGAAAAAGCTCATCAGTTAAAGCCAGAAGATAAAACAGTAATTAGCACATTAATTAGTTTATACGGTGTCTTTGATATGAGTGATAAGGTTGCAGAAATGAAAGCCAAATTGTAA
- a CDS encoding alpha/beta fold hydrolase, translating into MLHYYTYLNENTTKWVSFVHGAGGSSSIWFRQIRAFKKEFNVLVLDLRGHGNSKLALKDTFNEDYTFDVITDDIIEVLEHLKIKKSHFIGISLGTILIRNLAEKRQDLVESMVMGGAILKLNVRSQILMSVGNVFKSVVPYMLLYKLFAFIIMPKKNHKESRILFANEAKKLYRKEFIRWFKLTAEINPLLRLFRAKDIEIPTLYVMGAQDHLFLPSIKRVVKEHLQSSLYVVENCGHVVNVEQPENFNIKTISFLKAIPS; encoded by the coding sequence ATGCTACATTATTATACATATTTAAACGAAAACACCACTAAGTGGGTAAGCTTTGTGCATGGCGCTGGTGGAAGTAGTTCTATTTGGTTTCGTCAAATAAGAGCTTTTAAAAAAGAGTTCAATGTTTTGGTATTAGACCTTAGAGGGCATGGAAACAGCAAGCTGGCATTAAAAGACACCTTCAACGAGGATTATACTTTTGATGTCATCACAGACGATATTATTGAAGTTTTAGAGCATTTAAAAATAAAGAAATCTCATTTTATTGGAATTTCCTTGGGGACCATTCTGATCCGTAATTTGGCTGAAAAAAGACAAGATCTAGTGGAGAGTATGGTAATGGGTGGCGCTATCTTGAAATTAAATGTTCGTTCTCAGATATTAATGAGCGTAGGAAATGTTTTTAAATCTGTAGTTCCTTATATGTTGCTCTACAAGTTGTTTGCATTTATTATTATGCCAAAGAAAAACCACAAAGAATCTAGAATTCTTTTTGCAAACGAGGCTAAAAAACTATATCGAAAAGAGTTTATCAGGTGGTTTAAATTAACAGCAGAAATCAATCCTTTGTTGCGTTTATTTAGAGCTAAAGATATTGAAATCCCTACTTTATACGTTATGGGAGCACAAGACCATTTGTTCTTGCCCTCCATTAAAAGAGTGGTAAAAGAACACCTTCAATCTTCTTTGTATGTAGTAGAAAATTGCGGCCATGTTGTCAATGTGGAGCAACCTGAAAATTTCAACATAAAGACTATTAGTTTTTTGAAAGCGATACCTTCTTAA
- the hutH gene encoding histidine ammonia-lyase, with protein MTHEISSKRLSLKDLNYISQNVTELQLSESSLLAVQACRDYLDKNFGSVNSKPTYGINTGFGSLCHTPIDSIHLTQLQHNLIMSHACGTGEEVPEKIVRWMLFLKIQSLCYGHSGVSVEVVLRLIDFYNHGVYPVIYEQGSLGASGDLAPLAHLALPLIGLGEVTYQGKRYTGEEINKLKGWKSLQLQSKEGLALINGTQFMLAYGVFLSLESRKLWYWSHITAALSIDGFSCSMSPFDERIHLIRPHKGQLTSAAMIRELLEDSEIAVDEKQNVQDPYSFRCIPQVHGATKDAIDYFIKTVLTECNSVTDNPNVFPESDTIISGGNFHGQPLALGLDFLSIAMSEIGSISERRIFQLMSGTRELPPFLCKNAGLNSGLMILQYTAASIVSQNKHLANPSSTDSIVSSNGQEDHVSMGANAATKSYKVIDNLKTVLAIELLTSAQAMEFHVKDTSSFLKSIISIVRSVVEPYDNDRVLYKDIQLAKEIMEFTELDMDIMN; from the coding sequence ATGACACATGAAATTTCTTCCAAAAGATTAAGTTTAAAAGATTTAAATTACATTTCTCAAAATGTTACTGAACTTCAACTATCAGAAAGTTCGCTTCTCGCTGTTCAAGCGTGTAGGGATTATTTAGATAAGAATTTTGGAAGCGTCAACAGCAAGCCTACTTACGGTATTAACACTGGTTTTGGCTCTTTATGTCATACCCCAATAGATAGCATTCACTTAACTCAATTACAGCATAATTTGATCATGTCGCATGCTTGTGGGACTGGTGAGGAAGTGCCTGAAAAAATTGTGAGATGGATGTTGTTTCTTAAGATTCAAAGTTTGTGTTACGGACATAGTGGCGTGAGTGTGGAAGTAGTGCTTCGTTTAATAGATTTTTACAATCACGGTGTTTATCCGGTCATATATGAGCAAGGATCTTTAGGAGCTTCTGGAGATCTTGCACCGCTGGCACATTTAGCATTGCCATTAATAGGTTTAGGAGAAGTAACCTATCAAGGAAAGAGATATACGGGTGAAGAAATTAATAAGTTAAAGGGTTGGAAATCGTTACAACTGCAGTCTAAGGAAGGACTGGCCTTAATTAATGGAACTCAGTTCATGCTTGCTTACGGTGTATTTCTTTCTCTAGAATCTAGAAAGTTATGGTACTGGTCTCACATTACAGCCGCTTTATCTATAGACGGCTTTTCTTGTAGTATGTCTCCATTTGATGAGCGTATTCATTTGATAAGACCTCATAAAGGACAGTTGACGAGTGCTGCGATGATCAGAGAGCTATTAGAAGATAGTGAGATAGCGGTAGATGAAAAACAAAATGTACAGGATCCATATAGTTTTAGATGCATACCTCAAGTTCATGGAGCTACAAAGGATGCGATTGATTATTTTATTAAAACAGTATTAACAGAATGTAATTCTGTAACAGATAATCCAAATGTTTTTCCTGAATCAGACACCATTATTTCTGGGGGTAATTTTCATGGACAGCCGCTGGCACTAGGTTTAGACTTTTTATCTATAGCTATGAGTGAGATAGGAAGTATTAGTGAACGAAGAATATTCCAATTAATGAGTGGTACACGTGAATTACCGCCCTTCTTATGTAAAAATGCAGGTCTGAATAGTGGCTTGATGATTCTGCAATATACAGCAGCAAGCATAGTGAGCCAGAATAAACACTTAGCAAATCCTTCTTCAACAGACAGTATAGTGAGCTCTAATGGTCAAGAAGATCACGTAAGTATGGGTGCAAATGCCGCTACAAAGTCCTATAAAGTTATTGATAATTTAAAAACGGTATTAGCCATAGAATTATTGACCAGTGCTCAAGCTATGGAGTTTCATGTCAAAGACACTTCTAGTTTTTTGAAGTCTATAATATCTATAGTGCGCAGCGTGGTGGAGCCTTATGATAATGATCGTGTGTTGTATAAAGACATACAATTGGCTAAAGAAATAATGGAGTTTACTGAATTAGATATGGATATCATGAATTAG
- a CDS encoding ATP-dependent Clp protease ATP-binding subunit: protein MDDNFSPRVKDVIAYSKEEALRLGHDFIGTEHLMLGLLRDGDGKAIEILTNLSVDLDSLRRKVEILSPANPNISTAINEKKNLHLTRQAERALKTTFLEAKLFQSTSINTAHLLLCILRNENDPTTKLLNKLKVDYDNVKDEFKMILSQEDGYVEDVSAQSLSDDDSGDDMQDSSKENLFSPSGDKKVNKKSKTPVLDNFGRDLTKMAEDDKLDPVVGRAEEIQRVSQILSRRKKNNPLLIGEPGVGKSAIAEGLALRIIQKKVSRTLFDKRVITLDLASLVAGTKYRGQFEERMKAVMNELEKNEDIILFIDEIHTIVGAGGAAGSLDASNMFKPALARGEIQCIGATTLDEYRNSIEKDGALERRFQKVMVEPTSVEETIIILNNIKGKYEEHHNVEYTPEAINACVKLTNRYMTDRFLPDKAIDALDEAGSRIHINNIEVPDQIVEIEKQLEEVKEEKNNVVKKQKYEQAAKLRDDEKKLELQLAEAQQAWEEASKLHKDTVTEENVAEVVSMMTGIPVNRIATKEMKKLSNLNASIGDLVIGQEKAVKQVVKAIQRNRAGLKDPNKPIGSFIFLGQTGVGKTQLAKVLASELFDSENSLIRIDMSEYMEKFAISRLIGAPPGYVGYEEGGQLTEKVRRKPYAVILLDEIEKAHPDVFNMLLQVLDDGFLTDSLGRKIDFRNTIIIMTSNVGARKLKDFGSGVGFGTAARKLAEGDNASSVIQAALKKTFAPEFLNRIDDVIVFNSLEKEDIHKIIDIELAKLFARIKDLGYELTLSDEAKNYIVDKGFDKEYGARPLKRAIQKYIEDTLAEEIVNSQLQEGDTIFMDFDKENDKLRVKIVRPDTEQSAE from the coding sequence ATGGACGATAATTTTTCACCAAGAGTAAAGGACGTCATCGCCTATAGCAAGGAAGAGGCCTTGCGATTAGGTCATGATTTTATAGGTACAGAACATTTAATGTTAGGATTACTGCGCGATGGAGATGGAAAAGCGATAGAGATTTTAACTAATTTATCTGTAGATCTAGACAGTTTGCGTCGTAAAGTTGAAATACTCAGCCCAGCAAACCCCAATATATCTACTGCAATAAATGAGAAAAAGAATTTACATCTAACCAGACAAGCAGAGCGCGCACTCAAAACCACTTTTTTAGAAGCAAAACTTTTTCAAAGCACTTCTATCAATACAGCACACCTATTATTATGTATTCTACGTAATGAAAATGACCCTACTACAAAACTTTTAAACAAGCTTAAAGTAGATTATGATAATGTAAAGGATGAATTTAAAATGATCCTTTCGCAAGAAGATGGTTATGTAGAAGATGTGAGCGCACAATCTTTAAGTGACGATGACTCTGGAGACGATATGCAAGATAGTAGTAAAGAAAACCTCTTCTCTCCTAGCGGTGATAAAAAGGTTAATAAAAAATCTAAAACTCCTGTTCTTGACAATTTTGGTCGTGATTTAACTAAAATGGCCGAAGATGACAAACTAGATCCAGTAGTAGGACGTGCAGAAGAAATACAACGCGTGTCTCAAATTTTGAGTCGACGAAAGAAAAACAACCCCTTATTAATAGGAGAACCCGGTGTTGGTAAAAGTGCCATAGCTGAAGGGCTTGCCTTGAGGATTATTCAGAAAAAAGTATCTCGTACTCTTTTTGATAAGAGAGTTATCACACTAGACTTAGCCAGTCTAGTAGCTGGAACTAAATACAGAGGTCAGTTTGAAGAACGCATGAAAGCGGTTATGAATGAATTAGAGAAGAATGAAGATATTATTCTTTTTATAGATGAAATTCATACCATAGTAGGCGCTGGTGGAGCCGCTGGTTCCCTAGATGCATCTAACATGTTTAAACCTGCGTTAGCTCGCGGAGAGATTCAATGTATAGGCGCAACAACACTAGACGAATACAGAAATAGTATTGAAAAAGATGGCGCGTTAGAAAGACGTTTTCAAAAGGTTATGGTAGAACCTACTTCGGTAGAAGAAACAATTATAATCTTGAATAACATCAAAGGTAAATATGAAGAACATCATAACGTAGAGTATACTCCAGAAGCTATTAATGCTTGTGTGAAGCTTACCAACCGTTATATGACAGATCGTTTTTTACCAGACAAAGCTATTGATGCTTTGGATGAGGCTGGCTCCCGTATTCACATCAACAATATAGAAGTTCCTGATCAAATCGTTGAAATAGAAAAGCAACTAGAAGAGGTTAAGGAAGAGAAGAACAACGTGGTTAAAAAGCAGAAGTATGAACAAGCTGCAAAACTGCGTGATGATGAGAAAAAACTAGAACTGCAGCTTGCTGAAGCACAACAAGCTTGGGAAGAAGCTTCTAAACTTCACAAAGACACCGTAACAGAAGAAAACGTAGCTGAAGTGGTGAGTATGATGACAGGAATACCTGTAAATCGTATCGCTACTAAGGAAATGAAAAAACTCAGTAACCTTAATGCATCTATCGGAGATCTTGTGATAGGTCAAGAAAAAGCAGTGAAACAAGTTGTAAAGGCCATACAACGTAATAGAGCTGGATTGAAAGATCCTAACAAGCCTATTGGTTCTTTTATTTTCTTAGGACAGACTGGTGTTGGTAAAACACAACTAGCAAAAGTTCTTGCTAGCGAGCTTTTTGACTCTGAAAATTCGCTCATTCGTATTGATATGAGTGAGTATATGGAAAAATTTGCTATTTCTAGATTAATAGGAGCTCCTCCAGGATATGTAGGTTATGAAGAAGGTGGTCAACTTACTGAAAAAGTGAGACGTAAACCATATGCCGTAATCTTACTAGACGAGATAGAAAAAGCACATCCAGATGTGTTCAACATGTTGCTTCAAGTACTAGATGATGGTTTCTTAACAGACAGCTTAGGAAGGAAAATTGATTTTAGAAACACCATTATCATCATGACTTCTAACGTAGGAGCTCGCAAATTGAAAGATTTTGGTTCTGGAGTTGGATTTGGTACCGCTGCTCGTAAATTAGCAGAAGGTGACAATGCTAGCAGTGTTATACAAGCAGCTTTAAAGAAAACATTTGCTCCAGAATTCTTGAACAGAATCGATGATGTTATTGTCTTTAATTCACTTGAAAAAGAAGATATCCATAAAATCATTGATATTGAACTTGCAAAACTCTTTGCTCGTATCAAAGATTTAGGATACGAATTAACATTGAGTGATGAAGCAAAAAACTACATTGTAGACAAAGGCTTTGATAAAGAATATGGCGCTAGACCTCTTAAGCGTGCGATCCAAAAGTATATCGAAGATACGCTTGCTGAAGAGATTGTAAATAGCCAACTGCAAGAAGGAGATACCATATTCATGGATTTTGACAAGGAAAACGACAAGTTAAGAGTGAAAATTGTAAGACCAGACACAGAACAGTCGGCAGAGTAA
- the gyrA gene encoding DNA gyrase subunit A gives MADGEKLIPINIEDEMKSAYIDYSMSVIVSRALPDVRDGLKPVHRRVLFGMYELGVLSNRGYKKSARIVGEVLGKYHPHGDTSVYDAMVRMAQEWSLRYMMVDGQGNFGSVDGDPPAAMRYTEAKMRKISEEMLADIDKETVDTQLNFDDTLSEPTVLPTKIPNLLVNGASGIAVGMATNMPPHNLTEVVDGTIAYIENNDIEIDELITHIKAPDFPTGGIIYGYDGVKDAFHTGRGRIKIRGRVRIEEVKGRECILVDELPYQVNKADMIKKTADLINDKKLEGIASIRDESDRNGMRIVYVLKRDAIPNIVINKLYKHTALQSSFSVNNIALVKGRPQLLNVKEMIHYFVEHRHDVVVRRTVYELRKAEERAHILEGLIIASDNIDEVIALIRSSSNGEEARAKLIERFELSEIQARAIVEMRLRQLTGLEQDKLRTEYSELMDTITDLKDILEKKERRMQIIKEELIEVREKFGDERRSQIEYAGGDVSIEDMIPDEQVVITISHAGYIKRTSLTEYKTQNRGGVGQKASTTRDEDFLVDLFVGTNHQYMLFFTEKGKCFWMRVYEIPEGSKTSKGRAIQNLINIEQDDNVKSVICTQDIKDEEYINSHFVIMCTKKGVVKKTSLEQYSRPRSNGINAITVRDGDTLLEAKLTTGDSHVMLGLKSGKAIRFDESKTRPMGRNASGVRGIRLSHEDDEVIGMVAVNDMDSNILVVSEKGYGKRSSLDDYRETNRGGKGVKTISVTEKTGGLVALKNVSDEDGLMIINKSGVAIRMNVANLRVMGRATQGVRLINLKGNDSIAAVAKVVKEEEEEEEIASEDGVVSEAQDTDTTVVNDDSEE, from the coding sequence ATGGCAGATGGAGAAAAGTTAATCCCGATAAACATCGAGGATGAAATGAAGTCAGCATACATCGATTACTCGATGTCAGTCATAGTGTCACGTGCACTGCCAGATGTGCGAGACGGACTAAAACCAGTACATAGACGAGTTCTTTTCGGGATGTATGAACTGGGTGTGCTTTCTAATAGAGGTTACAAAAAAAGTGCGAGAATAGTAGGAGAAGTTCTTGGTAAGTATCACCCACATGGGGATACTTCTGTTTACGACGCCATGGTACGTATGGCTCAAGAATGGTCATTGCGTTACATGATGGTAGACGGTCAAGGTAACTTCGGTAGTGTGGATGGAGATCCACCGGCAGCAATGCGTTATACAGAGGCAAAAATGCGCAAGATATCTGAAGAGATGCTTGCAGATATTGATAAAGAAACGGTTGATACACAACTTAACTTTGACGATACCTTATCAGAGCCTACTGTCTTACCTACTAAAATACCTAACCTTCTCGTGAATGGTGCCAGCGGTATAGCTGTAGGTATGGCTACTAACATGCCGCCACACAACTTGACAGAAGTCGTTGATGGTACTATAGCTTATATTGAGAATAATGATATCGAGATCGATGAACTCATCACTCATATCAAGGCTCCAGATTTTCCTACTGGAGGTATTATTTATGGCTATGATGGGGTGAAAGACGCTTTTCACACAGGACGTGGGCGTATAAAAATACGTGGTCGTGTAAGAATTGAAGAAGTTAAAGGCCGTGAATGTATCTTAGTAGATGAGTTGCCTTATCAGGTCAACAAGGCTGATATGATTAAGAAAACAGCCGATCTTATTAACGATAAAAAACTAGAAGGAATCGCCTCTATAAGAGATGAGTCTGACAGAAACGGAATGCGTATAGTTTATGTTCTTAAACGTGATGCTATTCCTAATATCGTTATCAATAAACTATATAAGCATACGGCACTTCAATCTAGTTTTAGTGTCAACAACATTGCTTTGGTAAAAGGACGTCCTCAGTTGCTCAATGTAAAGGAGATGATCCATTACTTTGTTGAGCACAGACATGATGTAGTCGTTAGAAGAACGGTCTATGAACTGCGTAAGGCAGAAGAAAGAGCTCATATTCTTGAAGGATTGATTATTGCAAGTGATAACATAGATGAGGTTATTGCTTTGATACGATCTAGTAGTAACGGTGAAGAAGCCCGCGCAAAATTAATAGAGCGTTTTGAGCTTTCAGAAATACAAGCTCGCGCAATAGTTGAAATGCGATTGAGACAGCTTACCGGACTGGAACAAGATAAACTACGCACAGAGTACAGTGAGTTGATGGATACTATTACTGATTTGAAAGACATTCTGGAAAAGAAAGAACGTCGTATGCAAATCATTAAGGAGGAACTTATCGAGGTAAGAGAGAAGTTTGGAGATGAGCGTCGCTCTCAGATAGAATATGCCGGTGGCGATGTAAGTATAGAAGATATGATCCCAGATGAGCAGGTAGTGATCACTATTTCTCATGCAGGTTATATTAAAAGGACAAGCCTTACGGAATACAAAACCCAAAATCGCGGTGGAGTAGGACAAAAGGCAAGTACTACTAGGGATGAAGACTTCTTAGTAGACCTCTTTGTAGGAACTAACCACCAGTACATGTTGTTCTTTACAGAAAAAGGAAAATGTTTCTGGATGCGTGTTTATGAAATTCCAGAAGGAAGTAAAACTTCTAAAGGTCGCGCTATTCAAAACTTGATCAATATTGAGCAGGATGATAATGTGAAATCAGTTATTTGCACCCAAGATATTAAGGACGAAGAGTATATCAATAGTCATTTTGTGATTATGTGTACTAAGAAAGGTGTGGTTAAGAAAACATCTCTCGAGCAATATTCTAGACCTAGATCCAACGGTATCAATGCCATCACTGTTAGAGACGGAGATACACTTCTAGAGGCAAAACTCACTACTGGAGACAGTCATGTTATGTTAGGTCTTAAGAGTGGTAAAGCCATTCGTTTTGATGAATCTAAAACACGCCCTATGGGTAGAAATGCCAGCGGAGTTCGTGGAATTAGATTGTCTCATGAAGATGATGAGGTGATAGGAATGGTAGCGGTTAATGATATGGACTCTAATATTCTTGTCGTATCAGAAAAAGGATATGGAAAACGTTCCAGTCTTGACGATTACAGGGAAACCAATCGCGGAGGAAAAGGTGTGAAAACCATCTCAGTTACAGAGAAAACTGGTGGTCTTGTAGCCTTAAAGAACGTAAGCGATGAAGATGGCTTGATGATTATCAATAAATCTGGAGTTGCGATACGTATGAATGTGGCCAACTTAAGAGTAATGGGACGCGCAACACAAGGAGTACGTTTGATTAATTTAAAAGGAAACGATTCTATTGCTGCAGTAGCTAAAGTTGTCAAAGAGGAAGAGGAAGAAGAAGAAATAGCATCTGAGGATGGTGTAGTTTCTGAAGCTCAAGACACAGATACTACTGTTGTAAACGATGATAGTGAAGAATAA